From a single Paenibacillus sp. FSL R5-0345 genomic region:
- a CDS encoding sensor histidine kinase, which produces MIKKVNMKRFIYFFVFFLLLTLSLFFVMNSLGSKTIQESLVNSSKNQLAYTESIMNGIISEASLYGIQYTADTSVRFYQGRIQELNIYDAQMKKNDIYDRISAPLLSSQAVESIGIYWKSDGTFIFTGHDSLAKRPFETVTQRGWQIVNNSLYYFSIYPYIHEPTNPANIQYIVGVKLKKEYLASLLEKAVNGESSNAFFLVNKSLMISNKAVDSHIEAKVKETITPNTQEILKFDYHINGDDYYVLSKYIEPIDTYLVTYTRMSDFLNPLNQNKQVFFVSILIILIIGLIVIFMFYRNYYRNVYLLDKKFNQVEQGNYSTRISENPDNQFYSLFKSFNHMVAKIQALFSSLKIETELRRNAEIKQLQAQINPHFLYNNLFFIMAVAKTSPEAVMQMSKHLAEYYRYLTKMNSDDVTLSSELKLADHFLSIMSLSKKINYDINLPPELGDQRIMPLIIQPIVENAIQHGIEEHQGAYRVSIDVKPLDTGAMIIVADDGKGLTPDEISQLMIRLENESPPEGARGIGLWNIHHRLKNAYGELSGLRFFLNDWGGLSVLAFIDFSLEEGGQHAIIDR; this is translated from the coding sequence ATGATTAAAAAAGTGAATATGAAACGGTTCATATACTTTTTCGTCTTTTTTCTTTTGCTTACATTAAGCTTGTTTTTCGTGATGAACTCCCTTGGATCAAAAACCATTCAAGAAAGCTTAGTTAACTCTTCCAAAAATCAGCTTGCCTACACGGAGAGCATTATGAACGGGATCATATCAGAGGCAAGTTTATACGGCATCCAGTATACCGCTGACACCTCCGTCCGCTTCTATCAAGGCCGCATCCAAGAGTTGAACATTTACGATGCTCAAATGAAAAAAAACGATATCTACGATCGGATATCGGCTCCACTTCTCTCTAGCCAAGCCGTGGAATCCATAGGAATCTACTGGAAATCGGATGGCACTTTTATTTTCACTGGTCATGATTCACTAGCCAAAAGGCCCTTTGAGACAGTAACTCAGCGAGGTTGGCAGATCGTGAATAACAGTTTGTATTATTTTTCGATTTATCCGTATATTCATGAGCCTACAAATCCCGCAAATATTCAATACATTGTGGGCGTTAAGTTAAAAAAAGAATATTTAGCAAGCCTGCTTGAGAAAGCGGTTAACGGCGAGAGCTCTAATGCCTTTTTCCTCGTAAACAAAAGCTTAATGATAAGTAATAAAGCCGTGGATAGCCATATCGAGGCAAAGGTCAAAGAAACGATTACACCCAACACACAAGAGATACTAAAGTTTGATTATCATATCAATGGTGACGATTATTATGTCCTTTCTAAGTATATTGAGCCTATCGATACGTACCTTGTCACCTATACGCGTATGAGTGATTTCTTGAATCCGCTTAACCAGAATAAACAAGTTTTCTTTGTCAGTATCCTAATTATTCTAATCATTGGGCTTATCGTTATTTTTATGTTCTATCGAAATTATTATAGAAACGTGTATCTTCTAGACAAGAAATTCAATCAAGTAGAACAAGGAAATTACAGCACCCGAATTAGTGAGAATCCGGACAATCAGTTTTATAGTTTATTTAAAAGTTTTAACCATATGGTGGCCAAAATCCAAGCTCTATTTTCTTCATTAAAGATTGAAACTGAGCTTCGAAGAAACGCTGAAATAAAGCAACTCCAGGCCCAGATCAATCCACATTTCCTTTATAATAATTTGTTTTTTATTATGGCTGTGGCAAAAACATCACCGGAAGCTGTGATGCAGATGAGCAAGCATTTAGCAGAATACTATCGTTACCTGACAAAAATGAACTCAGACGATGTCACACTTTCCTCTGAATTAAAGCTTGCGGATCATTTTTTATCCATAATGTCTCTTTCCAAAAAAATAAATTATGATATCAACCTGCCCCCAGAGCTGGGAGATCAACGTATTATGCCACTCATAATTCAGCCTATTGTCGAGAACGCGATTCAACATGGCATTGAAGAGCATCAAGGCGCTTATCGCGTTTCTATAGATGTAAAACCTCTCGATACCGGGGCGATGATAATTGTAGCTGATGATGGAAAAGGACTTACACCTGACGAAATAAGCCAGCTAATGATCAGACTTGAGAATGAATCTCCCCCTGAAGGAGCTAGAGGGATCGGTCTTTGGAATATTCATCATCGCCTCAAAAACGCGTATGGCGAATTAAGTGGACTGCGCTTTTTTCTCAATGATTGGGGCGGTTTATCCGTTCTGGCATTCATAGATTTCTCGCTTGAAGAAGGAGGACAACATGCGATTATTGATCGTTGA
- a CDS encoding response regulator has protein sequence MRLLIVDDGHYIVEYLKHLLDWSTFGIEHVETTTNSIEAKELLNRNHVDILITDIRMPEVSGIDLLQHIHEMKIKTKVVFLSGYSQFDYAQQAIRLGALDYLLKPVDKEDMEKAMSQVIESIEKQSTALVEWEKLDGLGYLLSVIGENPSACNDFSTYNTALRNKQFCFFHIPNSTEKDEMTLRDNCDGLESFIWSTPSVITGIIQKSNTVSLASNIPLIAFSEVFEFSQRNTVRHIFHHFFFNENVTVSDFAILRDLAILPKFEPGEWELTRKDLMKNFAKLTSRKHKCLYVLELIHMLYCITPKIQLTEAPDWIFNQLTDPGTALQSILQSITQLDRSAKFSNHNIVHTIQSYISDHINECLSLEDLGKIVHLHPVYLSKLYKQETGENLSSFISFKRLEKASKLLIGSNLHVLDISHLVGYKKPQYFIKLFKDQYGITPYQYRRQQIK, from the coding sequence ATGCGATTATTGATCGTTGATGACGGGCATTACATTGTTGAGTATTTAAAACACCTGCTGGATTGGAGCACATTCGGGATCGAACATGTTGAGACTACAACAAATTCAATTGAAGCCAAGGAGCTCCTCAATCGAAATCATGTGGATATTCTGATTACAGATATTCGTATGCCTGAAGTATCAGGCATTGATTTATTGCAGCATATACATGAAATGAAGATCAAAACTAAGGTAGTTTTTCTCTCCGGTTATTCACAATTTGATTATGCACAACAAGCTATCCGTCTCGGAGCGCTAGATTATTTACTCAAACCTGTGGATAAAGAGGATATGGAAAAAGCTATGAGTCAAGTGATTGAGAGTATTGAGAAGCAGTCAACAGCCTTAGTGGAATGGGAAAAGCTAGACGGTCTTGGTTACTTACTGTCCGTTATCGGTGAAAACCCCTCTGCATGCAATGACTTTAGCACCTATAATACTGCTCTACGTAATAAACAATTTTGCTTCTTTCATATCCCAAATTCGACTGAGAAAGATGAGATGACGCTTAGAGACAATTGTGACGGTTTGGAGAGCTTTATTTGGAGCACTCCCTCGGTTATCACAGGTATTATTCAGAAGTCTAATACCGTGAGTCTCGCAAGTAACATCCCTCTTATAGCTTTTTCAGAGGTGTTTGAGTTCTCTCAGAGGAATACTGTTCGGCATATCTTTCATCACTTCTTTTTCAATGAAAATGTAACGGTCAGTGACTTTGCCATACTGCGTGACCTTGCTATTCTTCCCAAATTTGAACCCGGAGAATGGGAGCTTACGAGAAAAGATTTAATGAAGAACTTTGCTAAGCTCACATCACGAAAGCATAAGTGTCTCTATGTTCTGGAATTGATTCATATGTTGTATTGCATAACCCCAAAGATACAATTAACCGAGGCGCCAGACTGGATATTCAATCAATTAACAGATCCGGGTACAGCTCTCCAATCGATCTTGCAGAGCATCACCCAATTAGATAGAAGTGCTAAATTCTCCAATCACAATATTGTGCATACGATTCAAAGCTATATCTCCGATCATATTAATGAGTGCTTGAGTCTGGAGGACTTAGGAAAAATTGTTCACCTTCATCCGGTTTACCTTTCTAAATTATATAAGCAGGAAACGGGTGAGAATTTATCAAGCTTTATTTCATTCAAAAGATTGGAAAAGGCCTCCAAACTATTGATCGGTTCAAACTTACATGTGCTCGATATTTCACATCTAGTCGGATACAAAAAGCCTCAATATTTCATTAAGCTATTCAAAGATCAGTATGGTATCACTCCCTATCAATATCGAAGACAACAGATTAAATAA
- a CDS encoding helix-turn-helix transcriptional regulator, protein MLLFDSIGWEQVDSSAYSFNGQNRTERSCVIFQYTLSGEGRIEIDGVVHRLTKGKAFLVTVPSIHRYYYPEDGTEPWEFLWINLRGPLAISLWSQLAAHCGPIIELPQESVSIDLLWSIFKDIQVHEERDLHLLTGKVFQWILSVEKYLKKPNMLTTYIKNDKLHAAIQFMKEDLHNNNLSLDDVAAHVGVSKHHLCRLFQKNINLSPFEYLKRRRIELAASKLKTTDLSINQIATETGFDNASYFGKVFRSYFGVNPSTYREQDLEFLTKHVFFEN, encoded by the coding sequence ATGCTTCTGTTTGATTCTATCGGCTGGGAACAAGTTGATTCATCTGCCTATTCATTCAACGGCCAGAATCGGACGGAGAGAAGCTGTGTAATTTTTCAGTACACCTTATCGGGAGAGGGTAGAATTGAAATAGATGGGGTTGTTCATCGATTAACGAAGGGCAAAGCTTTTCTAGTGACTGTCCCCAGTATACACAGGTACTATTATCCGGAAGATGGCACCGAGCCTTGGGAATTTTTATGGATCAATCTGCGGGGTCCTTTAGCGATTTCATTGTGGAGCCAACTTGCCGCTCATTGCGGTCCAATTATTGAACTCCCCCAGGAATCAGTTTCGATAGATTTATTGTGGAGCATTTTCAAGGACATACAGGTTCATGAAGAAAGGGATTTGCATCTTTTAACGGGAAAAGTCTTTCAATGGATCTTGTCCGTGGAGAAATATCTCAAGAAACCTAATATGTTAACCACCTATATAAAAAATGACAAGCTTCACGCCGCTATTCAATTTATGAAAGAGGATCTGCATAATAATAATCTAAGCTTAGATGATGTCGCTGCGCATGTAGGCGTTTCTAAACATCACCTTTGCAGACTGTTTCAAAAAAACATCAATCTTTCACCCTTTGAGTATTTAAAAAGAAGGCGGATTGAGTTGGCAGCATCTAAACTTAAAACAACAGATTTGAGCATCAACCAGATCGCCACGGAAACAGGATTTGACAATGCCAGCTATTTCGGAAAAGTTTTCCGTTCCTATTTCGGGGTCAATCCCTCGACGTATCGAGAACAGGATCTAGAGTTCCTAACCAAACATGTGTTTTTTGAAAATTAA
- a CDS encoding alpha-galactosidase has product MSIYYDDSRKVFHLQSQQSSYVIEIVRGELPAHVYWGPKLEGIKQPLHLVERCSFSPTYTMEDKKISLDTIPSEFPSYGNGDFREPALEVRLVDGTTVTDFLYKSYKINKGKPALKGLPSTYVESEEEAETLELVLQDDKTGLIAVLSYTVFNNQDVITRSVRIENQGKDNVVLKRVLSANVDFHDSDYDMLQLSGTWTRERHIHKRALVPGIQRIDSKRGASSSQQNPFMALLAKDATEDHGEVYGFSLVYSGSFLAQAEVDQYGISRVGIGIQPFNFQWLLEPGESFQAPEAVLVRSSEGLGGLSRTYHRLYRTRLCRGEFRDRKRPILINNWEATYFNFNADKIKEIAQAGKDLGLELFVLDDGWFGKRDNDDSSLGDWVEDRRKFPEGLGKLGEDITAMGMEFGLWFEPEMVSPESDLYREHPDWCLHVPEHKRTLARQQLVLDLSRKDVCDYIVDSVSSVLSSAPITYVKWDMNRNMTEIGSALLPAERQRETAHRYILGLYDVLERIVTRFPHILFESCSGGGGRFDPGMLYYMPQTWTSDDTDAVERLKIQYGTSIVYPSSSMCAHVSAVPNHQVHRITPLETRGHVAMSGSFGYELDMTKLTEAEREDIRKQVSEYKELRMLIQFGDFYRLLSPFEGNQTAWMFVSDDKKEAFATYFRVLAEPNAPLRRLRLKGLDPAKNYKLELNGEVYRGDELMHFGISLPQLEGDFKSLLFVLKEV; this is encoded by the coding sequence ATGAGTATTTATTATGATGACAGCCGTAAGGTATTTCATTTACAGTCCCAGCAATCCAGCTATGTGATTGAAATTGTTAGAGGTGAGCTTCCAGCGCATGTCTATTGGGGACCTAAATTAGAAGGAATCAAGCAGCCGTTGCATCTGGTGGAACGTTGCTCCTTTAGCCCGACCTACACAATGGAGGACAAGAAGATCTCCCTCGACACGATTCCAAGTGAGTTTCCGTCTTATGGGAATGGTGATTTCCGGGAACCGGCACTTGAGGTTCGTTTGGTAGATGGTACGACCGTTACGGACTTTCTTTATAAGAGCTATAAGATCAATAAAGGTAAGCCTGCATTAAAGGGGCTGCCATCCACCTATGTTGAAAGTGAAGAAGAAGCAGAGACACTGGAACTCGTTCTTCAGGATGACAAAACCGGATTGATTGCTGTATTGAGCTACACTGTATTTAATAATCAGGATGTGATCACACGTTCTGTGCGAATTGAGAATCAAGGGAAAGACAATGTGGTGCTGAAGCGTGTGTTAAGCGCAAATGTTGATTTCCATGATTCTGATTATGACATGCTGCAATTATCTGGTACTTGGACAAGAGAACGTCATATCCACAAAAGAGCTCTCGTACCTGGTATCCAACGAATTGATAGTAAGCGCGGCGCTAGTAGCTCCCAACAGAATCCTTTTATGGCTTTACTTGCAAAAGATGCAACAGAGGATCACGGTGAAGTGTACGGGTTCAGTCTTGTGTACAGCGGAAGCTTTCTTGCGCAAGCGGAAGTGGATCAATATGGAATTTCCAGAGTGGGCATCGGTATTCAACCGTTTAATTTTCAATGGTTGCTTGAACCGGGAGAATCCTTCCAAGCTCCTGAAGCTGTGCTGGTAAGATCCAGTGAAGGACTTGGTGGATTATCAAGAACTTACCACCGTCTGTATCGGACCCGGTTATGCAGAGGCGAGTTCCGTGATCGTAAGCGTCCTATTCTCATCAACAACTGGGAAGCAACCTATTTTAATTTCAATGCAGATAAAATCAAAGAAATTGCTCAAGCAGGCAAAGATCTCGGCCTTGAACTGTTTGTCTTAGATGACGGCTGGTTTGGGAAGCGAGACAATGATGATAGCTCTCTCGGAGATTGGGTAGAGGATCGCCGCAAGTTTCCAGAAGGTCTAGGAAAACTCGGAGAAGATATTACGGCAATGGGCATGGAATTCGGACTATGGTTCGAACCGGAAATGGTATCGCCGGAAAGTGATCTTTATCGTGAGCATCCGGATTGGTGTCTTCATGTACCGGAGCACAAAAGAACGTTAGCTCGCCAGCAGCTTGTTCTGGACTTATCCCGTAAGGATGTATGTGATTATATTGTGGATTCGGTTAGCTCCGTGCTGTCATCGGCTCCGATTACTTATGTGAAATGGGATATGAACCGGAATATGACGGAGATTGGATCTGCTCTTCTGCCAGCGGAACGTCAACGCGAAACGGCTCACCGTTACATTCTTGGACTTTATGATGTGCTAGAACGAATTGTCACCCGTTTCCCACACATTTTGTTCGAAAGCTGCTCCGGCGGTGGTGGACGATTTGATCCAGGCATGCTGTACTATATGCCACAGACCTGGACTAGCGATGATACAGATGCGGTTGAAAGATTGAAGATCCAATATGGAACAAGTATTGTGTATCCTTCAAGTTCTATGTGCGCTCACGTATCGGCTGTCCCTAACCATCAGGTGCACCGTATCACACCTTTGGAAACCCGTGGTCATGTCGCGATGTCGGGTAGCTTCGGCTATGAACTAGATATGACCAAACTCACTGAAGCTGAACGCGAAGATATCCGGAAGCAGGTTTCTGAGTACAAGGAACTGAGAATGCTGATTCAATTTGGTGATTTCTATCGACTGCTTAGTCCGTTTGAGGGTAATCAGACGGCATGGATGTTTGTTTCGGATGATAAAAAAGAAGCCTTCGCCACGTACTTCAGAGTGCTGGCTGAGCCTAATGCACCTCTCCGCAGATTGCGGTTGAAAGGACTCGACCCTGCTAAAAACTACAAACTTGAGCTTAACGGTGAAGTATACAGAGGGGATGAGCTGATGCACTTCGGAATCTCACTTCCACAGCTTGAGGGCGATTTCAAAAGCTTACTATTCGTACTCAAAGAGGTTTAA